The Microvirga thermotolerans sequence CATGGAAGCGGGCGTGCATCCGAAATCCACCTGGAACAACCCGGAGCCGGAGGTGGTGCTCGTGGTCACCGCGGAAGGGCGCATCGTCGGCGCGAGCCTGGGTAACGACGTGAACCTGCGCGATTTCGAGGGACGCTCGGCCCTGCTCCTGTCCAAGGCCAAGGACAACAATGCCTCCTGCGCCATCGGGCCGTTCGTCCGCTTCTTCGACGGCAGCTTCTCCCTCGACGAAGTGCGCCGCACCACGGTGACGCTGACGGTGGAGGGCGAGGACGGCTTCCGGCTGGAAGGGTCCTCCTCGATCGCCCGGATCAGCCGCGACCCGGAGGACCTCGTGGCGCAGACGGTGGGCGCGAACCATCAGTATCCGGACGGGTTCGTGCTGTTTCTCGGCACCATGTTCGCGCCGACCCAGGACCGGGATACGCCGGGAATGGGGTTCACGCACAAGTCCGGCGATATCGTCACCATCGCGGCGCCGGAGCTCGGGACGCTCGTCAACCGCATCCGGCCGAGTTCGGAATGCGAGCCTTGGACCTTCGGCATCGGCGCCCTCATGCGAAACCTTGCGAAACGGGGCCTGCTGGACACCGCCGGCTGAAGCGGGCGTCGACCTGCCGCATACCCGCAGAATTCCATGACGGATGGTCTCATGCCCGACCTCGCGACGTTTCTGACCTTCTACACCGCCGTCCTGGCGCTTCAGCTGGCGCCGGGACCGGACATGATCCTCCTGCTCAGCCGCGGCGTGGGGCAGGGGCGGCGCACGGCCGTTCTGACCGCCATCGGCATGACCCTCCTGGCCGCGCTCGTGCAGCTGCCTCTCCTCGCGCTCGGCGTGACGTCGCTGATCCAGGCCTCGCCGCTGGCATTCGAGTTGCTGCGGTGGGCGGGGGCGCTCTATCTCGTCTGGCTGGGCGCGAAGCTCCTGGTAGGCTCCTTCCGCCGCCAGGAACTGCATCTGAGCAAGGCGCCGCGCCCGGTGCCGGATAGGGTCGCCCTTCGGCAGGGGATGATCAACAATCTCACCAACCCGAAGGCCATGGTCTTCATGCTCGCCTTCCTTCCCCAGTTCGTCGATCCTGCCAACGGCTGGCCGGTGACCGCGCAGCTCCTCTTTCTGGGTGCGGTCCAGAAGATATCCGGCTTCTTCGTGCTCGTCGGCGTGGCGATAGGGGCGGGAACCATCGGGAACTGGCTGGCGCGCCGGCCGGGTCTCGTGGCCTGGCAGGAGCGGGCTGCCGGCGCGATCATGGTCGGGCTCGGCCTGAGGCTCGCCCTGTCCGGCGACGCGCCGTCCGTGCGCCGCTGAAAGTCGGCGCCGCCGTCGCGGGACCTCCCGCCGATCTTTTTCCCGCTTCGCGGGTTGTGCAGGACGCAGCTCAACCGAAAGCGGGCGGGGAATGGCATCGGACGACAGGATTCTCGATTGTCTCATCGTGGGCGGCGGCCCGGCGGGCCTGACGGCCGCTCTGTATCTGGCAAGGCTCAGGCGGCACTTCGTTATCGTGGACAGCGGCGCAGCACGGGCGGCCTGGATTTCGAAGAGCCACAACATCCCCGTCTTCGCCCAGGGGATTTCCGGAAAGGAGTTTCTCGCCCGGCAGCGGGACAATCTCGCTCAGTACGGCGTTTCTCCCGTATCGGGGACCGTGGCGGGTCTGCGCAAGCAGCCCGACCGGTTCGTCGCCATGGTCGAAGGCGCGGAGGGCCCTCGCCAGATCGCCGCGAGCCGCGTCCTGCTCGCCACCGGCGCCGTCGATGTCGAGCCCGACCTCCCCGATCTCCCGGACGCGGTCCGGCGCGGGCTCGTCCGTTATTGCCCCATCTGCGACGGCTACGAATCCCGCGACCGTCGCATTGCCGTGATCGGCTACGGAGACAGGGGCATCGGCGAGGCGATCTTCATCGCGCGCACCTATTCCCGGGACGTGACGCTTCTCACCCTCGGCCAGCACCTGCAGAGGCCCCTGAAGCGGCAGGGCGAACTCGATGCGCTCGGGGTCCGGGTCGTCGAGGCTCCCGTCGAGCGGCTCGACCTGGAGGGCGACCGGATCGCCGCGCTCCACGCCGGCGGCACGGAACTGCGCTTCGACGTGCTCTATTCCGCCCTCGGCCTCAAATACCGCTCGGACCTCGCCCTGTCCCTGGGAGCGGAGCACGATGCCTCCGGCGGGCTCGTCGTCGACGGGCATTGTCAGACGAGCGTCAAGGGCCTGTATGCGGCGGGCGACATCGTGAGCGGGCTCGACCAGATCGTCGTGGCCATGGGCCACGCCGCCACGGCCGCCATTCACATCCACAATCGTTGCGAGCGGCCGCCGGAGGACCGGGGAGGCGCTTGAAAGAGGGGCCTCGCGCCGGGCTCAGCTCAAGGCCTTGGCGAGCAGCGGCAGGCTCGTATCCATCCGGTAGTCCACCGAGGAGTGGTTGTCGTGGAACTCCTCGTAGGTGTGCGGGATGCCGGCCGCCTCGAGCTTCCGGTGCAGGATCCGCGATCCGTAGACCATGTTGTACTGGTCGATGTCGCCGCAATCGATGTAGAGGCATTTCAGCCGGCGCAGGGCGTCGCGGTGCTCTTCCGCGTCCACCATGCGCAGCGGGTCCCAGCGCAGCCAGTTGGCCCAGCGCTCCTCGATCGGCTCGCAGGTGTGCAGGTCGACCGGAAGGCGTATCCCGTAGAACTCCCCGGGCGCCGGATCGAAGGTCGCGGCCTGGGCGAGAATCATCATCGTGTGCCAGTCCGCATCCTTGGCCTTGGGGCCCGCCTCGAACTTGCGGATGAAGGCCTCGATGGACATGCCGTGATCCGCAAGGTGGCGGAGCGCGCCGGCGAACTCGCCGAGATGGTAGAGGAACTCGAAGCCCACGTCGCCCGAATGGCTCGCCGCCGCAGCCCAGACGGACCCGCCGTGACGCAGGGCGTGGACGAGGGTGCCGTATCCGCCCGAGCTCTTGCCGAAGACGCCGCGGCGGCCGTCGCCGCCGCAGGAGAAGCGCCGCTCCACGAAGGGCAGCATCTCCTCGATGAGGAAGGTTTCCCAGGGGCCCGTGGCGGCGCTGTCGATGTACTGGTTGCCGCCGAGCCGGGTAAAGCAGTCGGGGAACGCCACCACGACCGGGGGCATGGCCCCCGTGCCGATCAGCCGGTCGAGCCGTTCCGGGACGTTCTCGCCATAGTTCCTCCAGTTCGTGTGGGCCGGACCGCCCGCGGTGTAGCCCACCAGGTCCACGAGAAGGGGAAGGCCGCGGCCGTCGTGGCCGGCGGGGACGTAGACGTCGACGCGCCGTCTCGCCGGATCGCCGAGCAGGTTGCCTTTGAGGCACGCGCTGTCGATCCAGAGGGTGTGCACGGTTCCTTCCGGCTGGGTATGGTCCTTCCGCATGGTCATCCTCGTTGGGTGGAGGGCGAACCGTGACGAGGCAGGGGACTTTTGTCCAGATCCAGGCCCCTCGCGGCCGTGAATAAGTCCTTTCGGGACCTAGCCATTTCCCCTCCGTCGGCGCTACGGTAATTTCGACGAGGCATTGCATGGGGGACAGGACAATGGCCGAAGGTTATCTGCCGAAATGGACGCTGAAGACGGAAGGCGTCGTCATGCCGGACGAACGCCTGCCGATGGGGCAGACCATCGTCGTCGGGCTCCAGCACGTGGTCGCCATGTTCGGCGCGACCGTGCTCGCGCCGATCCTCATGGGGTTCGACCCGAACGTGTCGATCCTGTTCTCGGGCATCGCCACGCTGCTCTTCTTCCTCGTGGTGGGCGGCCGCGTCCCGAGCTATCTCGGATCGAGCTTCGCCTTCATCGGGCCGGTCCTCGTCGCCACGGGCGCGACGGTCGGCAGCCCCAACCCGAACATCGGCCTCGCGCTCGGCGGCATCATCGCCGCGGGTGCCTTGTACTTCCTCATCGGCCTCGTGGTGCAGATGGCCGGGCACCGCTGGGTCGAGCGCCTGATGCCGCCGGTGGTGACGGGCGCCATCGTCGCGGCGATCGGCCTGGTGCTCGCGCCCATCGCCATCTCCAGCGCCTCGGGCGCCTCGCCGGACAACCAGGCGGGCTCGGACTTCGCCCGGTGGATCTCGCTCGCGACCGTCGTGGCAGTGGGCCTCGTGGCCGTCTATGCCCCGGGCATGTGGCGCCGGCTGCCGGTGCTGATCGGCGGCGCGGTCGGCTATCTCGCCTACTACGTCTGCGCCAACATCCTGGGTCTCGGCCAGCCCATCGACTACGCGAAGGTGAGCCAAGCGGCCTGGTTCGGCATGCCGCAGTTCCACAGCCCGGTCTTCGACATGCGCGCGATCAGCCTGATCGCCCCGGTCGCCCTGATCCTGGTCGCCGAGAACCTCGGGCACATCAAGGCGATCGGCGCGATGACCGGCCGCAACCTCGATCCCTATCTCGGCCGCGCCTTCATGGGCGACGGGCTCGCCACCATGCTTTCCGGTGCGGCGGGCGGCACGGGCATGACCACCTATGCCGAGAACATGGGCGTCATGTCGGTCACCCGCATCTACTCGACGCTGATCTTCGTCGTCGCCGCGGTGATCGCGCTCGTCCTCGGCCTGTCGCCGAAGTTCGGCGCCTTCATCGGCACCATTCCCGGCCCGGTGCTCGGCGGCCTCTCCATCGTGGTCTTCGGCCTCATCGCCGCAACGGCCGGCCGCATCTGGGTGGAAAACCGGGTGGACTTCTCGAATCCGCGCAACCTGATCACCGTCGCGGTGGCGCTGATCCTCGGGGCGGGCAACTTCAAGCTCACCCTCGGCGGCTTCACCCTGGACGGGATCGGCACCGCCACCTTCGGCGCGATCATCCTCTATCACATCCTGCACGCCGGGCAGCCTGCGGCGGCCGAGCAGCCCCAGCCGGCCGAATAGGCCCGGCCCAGGAACACCCTTCCGGAGCCCGCGTTGGGAACCCAGCGCGGGCTTCTCCTTTTCGAGCCCGGCATTCCCCGGAACGCGCGGCCCTCCGCGGCCGCTTTCTGCACCAAGCGGATCTTGCCATGAGCTCTCAGACCACCACCATGCCACCCCAGACCCAGGACAAGCAGCCGGGCCGCGAAACGGAGATGCACCCGCGGCCCGATTACGAGCCGCGGTATCCCGGAAGCGGTCGGCTGAAGGGCAAGGTCGCCCTCATCACCGGCGGCGACAGCGGCATCGGCCGGGCCGTCGCCGTGCTCTTCGCACGCGAAGGGGCCGATGTGGCCATCGTCTACCTGAACGAGGGAGAGGATGCCCAGGAGACGAAACGCCTGGTCGAACGGGAAGGGCGGCAGTGCCTGACCATCGCAGGGGACGTCTGCGAGCCGGGCTTTGCAAGGGCCGCCGTGGAACGGACCCTGAAGCAGTTCGGCCGTCTCGACGTCCTCGTCAACAACGCCGCCGAGCAGCATCCGCAGAGGGACATTCAGGACATTACCCCGGAGCAGCTCGACCGGACCTTCCGCACGAACATCTTCGGCTATTTCTACGTGACGCAGGCCGCCCTGCCGCATCTGGGGAAAGGGGCCGCCATCATCAACACCACCTCGGTGACGGCCTATCGCGGCAGCCCCGAACTGCTCGACTACAGCGCCACGAAGGGCGCCATCGTCGCCTTCACGCGGTCCCTGGCGAAAAAGCTCGCGGAGCAGGGGATCCGCGTCAACGGCGTCGCACCGGGCCCGATCTGGACGCCTCTCATCCCCTCGACCTTCCCCGCCGACAAGGTGGCGAAGTTCGGCGCCGACACGCCCCTGAAGCGCCCCGGACAGCCGAACGAGGTGGCGCCCAGCTATCTGTTCCTGGCCTGCGAGGATTCCTCCTACGTCACCGGCTCCGTGCTGCACCCGAACGGCGGCGATCCGACCGAGTCCTGACGGAAGGCGCTTCCTGACAGAAGAAAGGGCGGCCGAAGGCCGCCCTCAGTCCGTGTGGAGAAACTCTGAAGCGCCGCTCAGCGCCGGTTGCGGACCCTGACGGGGACCGGAACGGGAGCGGGGGCAGGGGCCATCCATGCAAAGAAAAGCATCAACGCGGCCAGGGAGGCGCCGACCAGGAACACGATCTCGGCGATTTCCACCTGGGACGTCCAGCCGATGGCTGCCGCAAGGGATGTGAGGATCGTAAAAATGAAAAATGTACGCAGGGCAATGGAGCGATTCATCGGAATAGCCTCCCAATTGTATTGGGAAACGTGCCTTTCAGATCTGGGTTCCATACTGCTCTGGTCTCCTTCCAATACTTGCCGTTCGCGCATCGAAACAGGCAAATGAGTCAGAAAGACGGAACCCTACGGTCGCGCTTCGCGTTGTTCGGACATCATCGGCTGCGGCCGATCCAATGCAAAGCGAGGTAACACCATGCTCGGTTGGGCTGTCACTTTCCTGATCATCGCCCTGGTCGCGGCTCTCTTCGGTTTCGGCGGCATCGCCGGCACGGCGGTCGAGATCGCGAAGCTCATCTTCTTCGTGGCGATCGTGCTCTTCGCCATTTCCGCCGTGATCGGGCTTCTGCGCGGGCGCAACGTGCCCTGACGCGGACGGGTCCGCATCGGAAAGCGCCGCCTGCGGGCGGCGTTTTTCGTTTGGGGGGCGTCCTGCCGTAAGGACAGAAGTGGAGGGACAGAAAAGGGACGCGGCCGCGCCGGACCGGGAGCGAGGCTCAACCGGTCCCCTGCAGGGCCGCCCGGGTCATGCTGTCGGGGCCGAGGTCCTCCACGTCGTCCACGTTGAGGAGAGAGGCAAGGCGAAACCGGGCCCGGTTGACGCGGCTCTTGATGGTGCCGACGGCGCAGCCGCAGATATTGGCGGCCTCCTCGTAGGAGAAGCCCGAGGCCCCGACGAGGAGCAACGCTTCCCGCTGGTCCGGAGGAAGCTTGGCAAGGGCGTTGCGGAAATCCTCGAAATCCAGTCGGGCGCCCTGTTCGGGCTGCACCTTCAGGCGGCTCGCATAGGACCCTTCCGGGTCCTCCACCTCCCGCCGGCGCTTGCGGTATTCGGAATGGAAGAGGTTGCGCAGGATCGTGAAGAGCCAGGCATTGAGGTTCGTGCCGCGCTCGAAGCGATGGAGATTGGAGAGGGCGCGCAGCAGGGTGTCCTGAACGAGATCGTCGGCCCGGTCGACCTGTCCCGACAGGGAAATGGCGAAGGCACGTAAACTCGGAACGGCAGCGAGGAGAGCCTCGCGCAGAGCCGGATCCGGAGTCATTTGGACCTCTCCGCGCTGCTCCGGTCCAGCTTCTCGAGGAGTTCCTTGAACCGGTCCGGGACGGGCTGCTGCATCAGCTCGTCGTACATGGCCCGTAGCTGGTCGCCGATACGCTTCTGGCTCGTCTTGTCCAGCTGCGGTTCGGATGCAAGCTTTTCGCTCAACGACTCCTCCGGGATGACCCGAGCCAGCTTGTTTCCCTTCTCACCCGTCATAGAGGTCCCCTTGCGATACCCACAGGCTAATTCAGGATGGTTAACCTTGGCAGTATCTGTATATTCATTTTCGAGCAATAACGCTGTCTACTGCCTCAGGTTCCCGGGAATGGAACTTTCTCCGGGCTGCCGAGTTAAATGGTCCGTAGCGAGAACCGAGTCAAAAACTAAATAAGGGGAAGCGAATGTCGACAGCCCAGCTCGTCGTCCAGCACCTGCCGTATCTTCGTCGTTATGCCCGCGCCCTCACCGGGAGCCAGATGGCTGGCGACGCCTATGTCGCGGCCACCCTGGAGACCCTGGTCAGTGAGCCGGACACCATCGGGCCGTCCGGCAATGTGAAAGTCGAGCTTTTCCGGGTCTTTACCCGCATCTGGAACTCCCTTTCGGTGAACGGCCGCAGCGAGCAGGTCCAGCGGGATCTCCCCGCCGAGGTGCGCCTGGGCCAGATCACTCCCCTGCCGCGTCAGGCGTTCCTGCTCTCCTGCCTCGAGGGATTCGGGGAGGAGGAGGTCGGCCAGATCCTCGATGCGGATACGAAGACGGTCCGGGAGCTTGTCGACGAGGCCGGCCGCGAACTCGCCGCCGACATGGCGACCGACATCCTCATCATCGAGGACGAGCCCCTCATCGCCATGGATCTCGAGGCTCTCGTCGAAGGGCTGGGGCACAACGTCATCGGAGTCGCCCGGACCCGCACCGAGGCGGTCAAGCTGGCCTCGGCCAAGCGGCCCGGCCTCATTCTGGCAGACATCCAGCTCGCCGACGGCAGCTCCGGCCTGGACGCGGTCAACGACCTGCTCAAGGCCTTCGAGGTTCCGGTGATCTTCATCACCGCCTATCCGGAGCGCTTCCTGACCGGCGAGCGGCCCGAGCCGGCCTTCCTCATTGCGAAACCCTTCCAGCCTGCGAACGTGTCCGCCGTGATCAGCCAAGCGCTCTTCTTCCAGCAGAGCGCCCGGCGTCGCGAGGTTCGTGCGACCGCCTGACACGGCGCCTTCTCGCGAGGCTGCTTAGCTTAAGTAAATGCCCGGCTGTCGGCCGGGCATTTCTTTTATGATGCAAGAGGCGCAAATAAAAAAAGACGGGCTTGAAAAAGCCCGTCTGAAGGTGCCGGCCAATGCACAAGGGGAATGCGGGGAGGACCAGGAGGCCGGTACTTCAAGAACGCGATGACAGCGTTAAAGGTTCCGCACCTGTTCTTTTATTTACGAAAAGTAAATGCCCCGGAACATCGCCCAAACGGCTGCGTTGTTTTGGCAGAGTAGCCAAGCTGCCGCACCGGGAGGGGAATATGCGCCATCTGCCTGCGATCGCGATCGGAACCGTAGGGAGCGCATTTCTCGCCTTGAGCCTTCTCTCCGACGGCGCGACCGGGAAGATTGCCCCCGTCCCTGCGCCCGCCGCGTCGGCGGTGCGTGACGCGGGGCCGGCGCCCCTCGTCATCGAGGCGATCGACGGCCGGATCCTGTTCGGTCCCGATTCGATCGCCAACACGAACTATCTCGACGGCGTCGCCCGTCCGGTCGCGACCCTGAAGGAGGAGCGGCGGAGCCCCCCTCAGGAGCCCGCTTCCCAGCAGCACGAGACCCGTGACGAACCGCAGAAGAAGAAGCGTCCGCAGACCTTCGGATGCGTGACATCGGTGAGCCCGTTGGCGCGCGCCTCGGCCGAACAGAGCCCCAGCCTCTGCTTGGCCTGGAACGAAGATGGGCGCATCCTGGGATAGGCGGCGCACGGAAGCCGGCTTTGCAATCGTCGGAGAGACGCGTGAGCGAGGAGGAGCGGGCCGTTGACCGACGCCGGCTGTTCGCGCGCTTCTGGCGCGCGGCATCCGGCTTCTGGACGGGCGTGAGGCGACGCGAGGCGTGGTTTCTCACCCTGTCTCTCCTTGCGATCATTCTCGGGCAGCTCTTCATCCAGTACA is a genomic window containing:
- a CDS encoding sigma-70 family RNA polymerase sigma factor, with the protein product MTPDPALREALLAAVPSLRAFAISLSGQVDRADDLVQDTLLRALSNLHRFERGTNLNAWLFTILRNLFHSEYRKRRREVEDPEGSYASRLKVQPEQGARLDFEDFRNALAKLPPDQREALLLVGASGFSYEEAANICGCAVGTIKSRVNRARFRLASLLNVDDVEDLGPDSMTRAALQGTG
- a CDS encoding solute carrier family 23 protein, producing the protein MAEGYLPKWTLKTEGVVMPDERLPMGQTIVVGLQHVVAMFGATVLAPILMGFDPNVSILFSGIATLLFFLVVGGRVPSYLGSSFAFIGPVLVATGATVGSPNPNIGLALGGIIAAGALYFLIGLVVQMAGHRWVERLMPPVVTGAIVAAIGLVLAPIAISSASGASPDNQAGSDFARWISLATVVAVGLVAVYAPGMWRRLPVLIGGAVGYLAYYVCANILGLGQPIDYAKVSQAAWFGMPQFHSPVFDMRAISLIAPVALILVAENLGHIKAIGAMTGRNLDPYLGRAFMGDGLATMLSGAAGGTGMTTYAENMGVMSVTRIYSTLIFVVAAVIALVLGLSPKFGAFIGTIPGPVLGGLSIVVFGLIAATAGRIWVENRVDFSNPRNLITVAVALILGAGNFKLTLGGFTLDGIGTATFGAIILYHILHAGQPAAAEQPQPAE
- a CDS encoding fumarylacetoacetate hydrolase family protein, yielding MKGLALGDDPLKALPSDGYRGALAGRVWRPGLGPSVAAIREEGVFDISTACPTMSALAALPDPAKAVRSLPGERIGSLDDVLANTPPERRDSARPWLLAPVDLHVIKAAGVTFAVSMLERVIEERARGDASSAAAIRAEVTRLVGDDLSRLRPGSKEAMDLKAVLVAQGAWSQYLEVGIGPDAEIFTKAPTLSAVGTLMEAGVHPKSTWNNPEPEVVLVVTAEGRIVGASLGNDVNLRDFEGRSALLLSKAKDNNASCAIGPFVRFFDGSFSLDEVRRTTVTLTVEGEDGFRLEGSSSIARISRDPEDLVAQTVGANHQYPDGFVLFLGTMFAPTQDRDTPGMGFTHKSGDIVTIAAPELGTLVNRIRPSSECEPWTFGIGALMRNLAKRGLLDTAG
- a CDS encoding DUF1328 domain-containing protein, producing MLGWAVTFLIIALVAALFGFGGIAGTAVEIAKLIFFVAIVLFAISAVIGLLRGRNVP
- a CDS encoding NepR family anti-sigma factor — encoded protein: MTGEKGNKLARVIPEESLSEKLASEPQLDKTSQKRIGDQLRAMYDELMQQPVPDRFKELLEKLDRSSAERSK
- a CDS encoding SDR family oxidoreductase: MSSQTTTMPPQTQDKQPGRETEMHPRPDYEPRYPGSGRLKGKVALITGGDSGIGRAVAVLFAREGADVAIVYLNEGEDAQETKRLVEREGRQCLTIAGDVCEPGFARAAVERTLKQFGRLDVLVNNAAEQHPQRDIQDITPEQLDRTFRTNIFGYFYVTQAALPHLGKGAAIINTTSVTAYRGSPELLDYSATKGAIVAFTRSLAKKLAEQGIRVNGVAPGPIWTPLIPSTFPADKVAKFGADTPLKRPGQPNEVAPSYLFLACEDSSYVTGSVLHPNGGDPTES
- a CDS encoding LysE family translocator, translating into MPDLATFLTFYTAVLALQLAPGPDMILLLSRGVGQGRRTAVLTAIGMTLLAALVQLPLLALGVTSLIQASPLAFELLRWAGALYLVWLGAKLLVGSFRRQELHLSKAPRPVPDRVALRQGMINNLTNPKAMVFMLAFLPQFVDPANGWPVTAQLLFLGAVQKISGFFVLVGVAIGAGTIGNWLARRPGLVAWQERAAGAIMVGLGLRLALSGDAPSVRR
- a CDS encoding alpha/beta hydrolase; the encoded protein is MRKDHTQPEGTVHTLWIDSACLKGNLLGDPARRRVDVYVPAGHDGRGLPLLVDLVGYTAGGPAHTNWRNYGENVPERLDRLIGTGAMPPVVVAFPDCFTRLGGNQYIDSAATGPWETFLIEEMLPFVERRFSCGGDGRRGVFGKSSGGYGTLVHALRHGGSVWAAAASHSGDVGFEFLYHLGEFAGALRHLADHGMSIEAFIRKFEAGPKAKDADWHTMMILAQAATFDPAPGEFYGIRLPVDLHTCEPIEERWANWLRWDPLRMVDAEEHRDALRRLKCLYIDCGDIDQYNMVYGSRILHRKLEAAGIPHTYEEFHDNHSSVDYRMDTSLPLLAKALS
- a CDS encoding response regulator; the encoded protein is MSTAQLVVQHLPYLRRYARALTGSQMAGDAYVAATLETLVSEPDTIGPSGNVKVELFRVFTRIWNSLSVNGRSEQVQRDLPAEVRLGQITPLPRQAFLLSCLEGFGEEEVGQILDADTKTVRELVDEAGRELAADMATDILIIEDEPLIAMDLEALVEGLGHNVIGVARTRTEAVKLASAKRPGLILADIQLADGSSGLDAVNDLLKAFEVPVIFITAYPERFLTGERPEPAFLIAKPFQPANVSAVISQALFFQQSARRREVRATA
- a CDS encoding NAD(P)/FAD-dependent oxidoreductase, which gives rise to MASDDRILDCLIVGGGPAGLTAALYLARLRRHFVIVDSGAARAAWISKSHNIPVFAQGISGKEFLARQRDNLAQYGVSPVSGTVAGLRKQPDRFVAMVEGAEGPRQIAASRVLLATGAVDVEPDLPDLPDAVRRGLVRYCPICDGYESRDRRIAVIGYGDRGIGEAIFIARTYSRDVTLLTLGQHLQRPLKRQGELDALGVRVVEAPVERLDLEGDRIAALHAGGTELRFDVLYSALGLKYRSDLALSLGAEHDASGGLVVDGHCQTSVKGLYAAGDIVSGLDQIVVAMGHAATAAIHIHNRCERPPEDRGGA